One segment of Solanum lycopersicum chromosome 1, SLM_r2.1 DNA contains the following:
- the LOC101268315 gene encoding DELLA protein RGL2-like — MNKQQEELNEHAAHSAGQLSRGKTKLNNLETGSNVEEVPFLSLAPFELLSNNPSRCRRRDKVRDVNGGANMHQKLSATQIMRLAGERFIQFSSNKFININNLLHPYGSAFSDLSPEDNQNVELAQILLAVAEKVSDQHYDRARKFLSQCQLLASNTGNPVQRAVFYFAQALGERIDRETGKLMPKICTETDELNSICVASRFHASFVALHQEVPFTQIVHFTGIQAILESVAMKPKVHLIDFLIRTGVQWASLIQAAAERKDNPIEHMKITVIESVNKERVIETGKSLESFANSLNFPFSFKIIFLPDRNQLTEDHFDIKPDEAVVIHAAFFLRAMISIPNCLETAMRVVRRLQPSLMVVSEVEANLNSPLFVNRFIDTLFYYSALFDCLEDVMKRDDQHRMTLEVSYGAGIRNVVGNEGEERVIRSVNLDVWRSFLKRFGMEEVKLSDTCLYQANLIIQQFACKNSCSVDVNRGSFMISWKGTPIYSTSAWKFH, encoded by the coding sequence ATGAATAAACAACAAGAAGAACTGAATGAGCATGCTGCCCATTCTGCAGGTCAGTTAAGTCGAGGAAAAACAAAGCTCAACAATCTAGAAACAGGAAGCAATGTGGAGGAGGTACCTTTTCTATCTCTAGCTCCTTTTGAATTGTTGAGTAACAATCCGAGCAGGTGCAGGAGAAGAGATAAAGTTAGAGATGTGAATGGCGGAGCCAACATGCACCAGAAGCTCTCAGCTACACAAATCATGAGGCTAGCCGGAGAAAGATTCATCCAGTTCTCTTCCAACAagttcatcaacataaacaatcTTTTGCACCCCTATGGTTCTGCTTTCTCAGACCTTTCTCCTGAAGATAATCAAAATGTAGAACTTGCTCAAATCCTCCTAGCTGTAGCTGAGAAAGTTTCTGACCAGCACTACGATCGTGCAAGGAAATTTCTGAGTCAATGCCAACTACTTGCATCAAACACAGGTAACCCTGTGCAAAGAGCAGTCTTTTATTTTGCACAAGCACTTGGAGAGAGGATCGATAGAGAAACAGGAAAATTAATGCCAAAAATCTGCACGGAGACAGATGAACTTAACAGTATCTGTGTTGCATCAAGATTCCATGCCTCATTCGTAGCATTACATCAAGAAGTTCCATTCACCCAAATAGTGCATTTCACAGGAATTCAAGCCATACTAGAAAGTGTAGCAATGAAACCCAAAGTTCACCTAATTGATTTCCTTATCAGAACAGGGGTACAATGGGCATCCTTGATCCAAGCAGCAGCAGAGAGAAAAGACAACCCAATCGAACATATGAAGATCACAGTTATCGAATCAGTCAATAAAGAAAGAGTAATAGAAACAGGCAAGTCTTTAGAGAGTTTCGCTAATTCCTTGAACTTCCCCTTCTCATTCAAGATCATCTTTTTACCAGATAGAAACCAACTGACCGAAGACCACTTCGACATAAAACCTGACGAAGCAGTAGTAATCCATGCAGCATTCTTTCTACGAGCAATGATCAGCATACCCAACTGTTTAGAAACTGCAATGAGAGTTGTAAGAAGGCTACAACCATCACTAATGGTAGTATCAGAAGTAGAGGCAAATCTGAATTCACCTCTATTCGTGAACCGATTCATAGACACTTTATTCTACTACAGTGCATTATTTGATTGCCTGGAAGATGTAATGAAGCGGGATGATCAACACAGGATGACACTGGAAGTGTCATACGGAGCAGGGATTCGGAACGTAGTAGGAAATGAAGGGGAGGAAAGGGTCATTAGAAGTGTGAATCTTGATGTGTGGAGATCATTCTTGAAGAGGTTTGGAATGGAGGAAGTAAAGCTAAGTGACACATGTTTGTATCAAGCTAACTTGATTATTCAACAGTTTGCTTGTAAGAATTCTTGCAGTGTGGATGTTAACAGAGGGTCTTTCATGATCAGCTGGAAAGGAACTCCAATCTATTCCACTTCTGCTTGGAAATTCCATTGA